In Citrus sinensis cultivar Valencia sweet orange chromosome 4, DVS_A1.0, whole genome shotgun sequence, one DNA window encodes the following:
- the LOC102625471 gene encoding 50S ribosomal protein L3, chloroplastic, protein MPISSLSPIGHCPPSLSLKYNFPFCPTRKASILAPPKKPLIFTTKRTTTHIVSMSYEAGIGVMGTKLGMMSYFEPDGTVVPVTVVGFREGNIVTQVKTEATDGYDAVQIGYRRVRDKKLTKPELGHLQKSGLIPMRHLQEFRLQSVDGFEAGQKLAFEEIFNEGDLVDVSGTTIGKGFQGGIKRHNFRRGAMTHGSKSHRQLGSIGAGTTPGRVYKGKKMPGRMGGTTRKIRKLKIVKIDNDLRVVMIKGAVPGKPGNLLRVAPAKIVGKNIPKN, encoded by the exons ATGCCAATCTCTTCACTTTCACCAATTGGGCACTGTCCTCCATCTCTATCTCTGAAATACAacttcccattttgccccacAAGAAAGGCCTCAATTCTTGCCCCGCCCAAGAAGCCTCTCATTTTTACCACCAAAAGAACCACAACCCACATAGTTTCAATGAGCTACGAGGCGGGAATTGGCGTAATGGGCACCAAGCTAGGCATGATGTCGTACTTCGAGCCCGACGGAACTGTTGTTCCGGTGACTGTAGTTGGGTTCAGAGAAGGGAACATTGTGACCCAGGTTAAGACTGAAGCCACTGACGGGTACGACGCCGTTCAGATTGGTTATAGGAGAGTGAGGGACAAGAAGCTGACGAAACCTGAGCTGGGTCACTTGCAAAAGTCTGGGTTAATACCCATGAGGCATTTGCAGGAGTTTAGGTTACAGTCTGTTGATGGGTTTGAGGCTGGCCAAAAGTTGGCTTTTGAAGAGATTTTTAATGAAGGGGATCTTGTCGATGTTTCTGGGACTACTATCGGCAAGGGTTTTCAAG GTGGCATTAAGCGGCACAATTTCAGAAGGGGTGCGATGACCCATGGTTCTAAGAGTCATAGACAATTGGGTTCCATTGGTGCTGGAACAACTCCAGGCCGTGTATACAAGGGGAAGAAGATGCCTGGAAGAATGGGAGGGACAACAAGGAAGATCAGAAAGCTCAAGAttgtaaaaattgataatgacCTTCGTGTTGTAATGATAAAGGGTGCTGTCCCTGGTAAGCCCGGAAATCTTCTGCGTGTAGCACCAGCTAAGATTGTTGGGAAGAACATACCAAAGAACTAG
- the LOC102624905 gene encoding putative disease resistance protein RGA3 → MAELVVSLVVQPIVEKAIEAAVSLIKEEVGSVLGVKSEVEKLLSKLTSIKAVLEDAEERQLKVPQLKDWLGKLRNAAYDAEDILETFATQVAMHKRKQKLRRVRTPISGNKISYQYDAAQRIKKILDRLDVITEEKEKFHLSSGVNNNSGNSRNHNQDQELPLTGSFIDTANVFGRDDDKERILHMLLSDEFDKEDDAFVIPIIGMPGLGKTTLAQLLFNEERVREHFESRMWVCVTVDYDLPRILKGMIEFHSKMEQSTSSISLLETRLLEFLTGQRFLLVLDDVWNEDYRKWEPLQQLLKQGHKGSRVLVTSRTARVSQIMGIRSPYLLEYLPEDQCWSIFKKIAFNQGNFSSRMQQQNLEAIGREIVGKCKGLPLAVKAIAGFLRKYDDVNKWRKILSSDIWELEEGSSNGPHILPPLKLSYDHLPPFLKHCFSLCSIFPKSYAFDKAEMVKFWMAEALIQSRGGGRQEREEEIGIEYFDELLGRSFFQSSNIDDKVKYQMHDLFHDLAQFVSSPYGHVCQVKDDRSSCSSCCSPETRHVSLLCKHVEKPALSVVENSKKLRTFLVPSFGEHLKDFGRALDKIFHQLKYLRLLDLSSSTLTVLPDSVEELKLLRYLDLSRTEIKVLPNSICNLYNLQTLKLIGCIWIMELPKDLANLVKLRNLELEEMFWFKCSTLPAGIGKLTNLHNLHVFRVGSKSGYRIEELKELPYLTGKLHISKLENAVNGGEAKLSEKESLHKLVFEWSNNRDSSPQSQDVSGDEERLLEDLQPHPNLEELQIFNYFGNSLPQWMRDGRLQNLVSLTLKGCTNCRILSLGQLSSLRVLNIKGMLQLEKWPNDEDCRFLGRLKISNCPRLNELPECMPNLRVMKIKKCCSLKALPVTPFLQFLILVDNLELENWNERCLRVIPTSDNGQGQHLLLHSFQTLLEMRAINCPKLRGLPQIFAPQKLEISGCDLLSALPNSEFSQRLQLLALEGCPDGTLVRAIPETRSLNFMILSKISNLDSFPRWPNLLGLKALYIRDCKDLVSLSGEGALQSLTSLNLLSIRGCPKLETLPDEGLPTSLKCLIIVSCSSLKSLGPRGTLKSLNSLKDFYIEDCPLLQSFPEDGLPENLQHLVIQNCPLLTQQCRDGEAEGPEWPKIKDIPDLEIDFICNRSPIMPEKKKASWYRPLVGRGGLKGRKQMEQGEPSGLAGCSP, encoded by the exons ATGGCCGAACTGGTAGTGTCGCTTGTGGTGCAGCCTATCGTTGAAAAAGCAATTGAAGCTGCTGTGTCTTTGATCAAAGAAGAGGTTGGTTCGGTGCTTGGCGTAAAGAGTGAAGTTGAAAAGTTGTTGAGCAAACTAACAAGTATCAAAGCTGTCCTTGAAGATGCAGAGGAGAGACAGCTGAAGGTACCCCAGTTGAAAGATTGGCTTGGCAAGCTCAGAAATGCAGCTTATGACGCCGAAGACATACTGGAGACTTTTGCAACTCAAGTTGCTATGCATAAGAGAAAGCAAAAGCTGCGTAGAGTTCGGACTCCCATCAGCGGTAATAAAATTTCCTATCAATATGATGCCGCCCAGAggattaagaaaattttagataGACTTGATGTTATTActgaggaaaaagaaaagtttcaTCTCAGCAGCGGTGTTAACAACAACAGTGGCAACTCTCGGAATCATAACCAGGACCAGGAGCTGCCACTGACAGGTTCGTTCATTGACACAGCAAATGTTTTTGGCAGGGATGATGACAAAGAAAGAATTTTGCATATGCTGCTATCGGATGAATTTGACAAGGAAGATGACGCCTTTGTCATTCCAATCATTGGGATGCCGGGGCTTGGCAAGACAACACTTGCTCAACTACTCTTCAATGAAGAGAGAGTTAGAGAACACTTTGAATCCAGGATGTGGGTCTGTGTGACTGTTGACTACGACTTGCCAAGGATTCTTAAAGGGATGATAGAATTTCATTCAAAGATGGAGCAGAGCACTTCGTCAATAAGCCTGTTGGAGACCCGTCTTCTTGAGTTTTTGACCGGCCAACGATTCTTACTCGTTCTCGATGATGTCTGGAACGAGGACTACAGAAAATGGGAGCCGCTTCAACAGCTCTTGAAACAAGGACACAAGGGGAGTAGAGTTTTGGTTACCAGTCGTACCGCTCGGGTCTCGCAGATTATGGGCATACGATCTCCTTATCTTCTTGAGTATTTGCCTGAAGATCAATGTTGGTcaattttcaagaaaatcGCCTTTAATCAAGGCAATTTTTCAAGCAGAATGCAGCAGCAGAACTTGGAGGCCATCGGCAGAGAGATTGTGGGCAAGTGCAAAGGTTTGCCTTTGGCAGTAAAGGCAATTGCTGGTTTCTTGCGCAAATATGATGATGTAAACAAGTGGCGGAAAATCTTGAGCAGCGACATATGGGAGCTCGAAGAAGGGAGTTCAAACGGGCCTCATATCCTGCCCCCTCTGAAATTAAGTTACGACCATCTCCCTCCTTTTCTGAAACATTGTTTTTCACTTTGTTCGATATTCCCCAAGTCCTATGCTTTTGATAAGGCCGAGATGGTCAAGTTTTGGATGGCGGAAGCACTGATTCAATCAAGAGGAGGAGGACGCCAAGAAAGGGAAGAAGAGATTGGAATCGaatattttgatgaattgTTGGGGAGGTCATTCTTCCAGTCTTCGAATATCGATGACAAGGTGAAATACCAGATGCATGATCTTTTCCATGACTTGGCACAATTTGTTTCAAGCCCCTACGGCCATGTCTGCCAAGTTAAGGATGACAGGTCATCTTGCAGTAGCTGTTGCTCTCCGGAGACACGCCATGTGTCGTTGCTTTGTAAACATGTAGAGAAGCCTGCTTTGAGCGTCGTCGAAAACTCTAAGAAGCTGCGGACATTTCTAGTCCCCAGCTTCGGCGAGCACCTCAAGGATTTTGGGCGTGCCCTTgataagatttttcatcaaCTCAAATATCTTCGCCTGTTGGATTTGAGCTCGAGTACGCTGACAGTGCTGCCAGATTCTGTTGAGGAGTTGAAGCTGTTGCGCTACCTTGACCTCTCGAGAACTGAGATTAAGGTACTTCCCAACTCAATATGTAACCTCTACAATCTGCAAACTTTGAAACTCATAGGGTGCATTTGGATAATGGAACTGCCTAAGGATCTTGCCAACCTAGTTAAACTTCGTAATCTTGAGCTAGAGGAAATGTTCTGGTTCAAGTGTTCCACATTGCCAGCTGGAATAGGAAAGTTAACCAATCTGCATAACTTACATGTGTTTCGGGTTGGCAGCAAGAGTGGATATCGAATTGAAGAACTGAAGGAATTGCCTTACCTTACGGGAAAACTTCACATATCGAAGCTGGAAAATGCTGTAAACGGAGGGGAAGCAAAATTGAGTGAGAAAGAGAGTCTTCACAAGCTGGTATTTGAATGGAGCAATAACAGAGATAGCAGTCCTCAATCTCAAGATGTATCAGGTGATGAAGAGAGACTGCTCGAGGACCTGCAACCTCATCCGAATCTGGAAGAGCTCCAAATCTTTAACTACTTCGGCAATAGCTTACCACAATGGATGAGAGATGGGCGGCTTCAGAATCTAGTGAGTTTGACTTTAAAAGGTTGCACTAATTGCAGAATCCTCTCACTTGGTCAGCTTTCCAGTCTTCGCGTACTCAACATTAAAGGAATGCTGCAGTTGGAGAAATGGCCAAATGATGAGGATTGCCGGTTCCTTGGAAGGCTAAAGATTAGTAACTGTCCCAGGCTGAATGAGTTGCCAGAATGCATGCCAAACCTAAGAGTTATGAAGATCAAGAAGTGTTGCTCATTAAAGGCTCTTCCCGTGACTCCATTTCTGCAGTTCCTAATACTTGTTGACAATCTGGAACTGGAAAATTGGAACGAGAGATGTCTGCGGGTGATTCCCACAAGTGACAATGGCCAGGGTCAACACCTGCTGCTCCATTCATTTCAGACACTTCTGGAAATGAGAGCTATCAACTGTCCCAAGCTGCGGGGCCTGCCACAGATCTTTGCTCCTCAGAAACTGGAAATAAGCGGGTGTGACTTATTGAGCGCCCTCCCGAATTCAGAATTCAGCCAGCGTCTTCAGCTTTTGGCTTTGGAAGGATGTCCCGATGGAACATTAGTGAGGGCAATACCCGAGACCAGGTCTCTGAACTTCATGATCCTTTCCAAAATCTCAAACCTAGATTCATTTCCAAGATGGCCTAATCTTCTGGGGCTGAAGGCTTTGTACATCAGAGACTGCAAAGACCTTGTGTCCTTATCCGGAGAAGGAGCATTGCAAAGCTTGACCTCGCTCAATCTGTTGTCCATACGAGGCTGTCCAAAGCTTGAAACTTTACCAGATGAAGGGCTACCAACGTCACTCAAGTGTTTGATTATTGTATCATGCTCCAGTCTGAAGTCTCTTGGGCCAAGAGGGACACTGAAGAGCCTCAATTCACTCAAGGACTTTTACATTGAAGATTGCCCCTTGCTCCAGTCCTTTCCAGAGGATGGTCTTCCTGAAAATCTTCAACATTTGGTCATTCAAAATTGTCCCTTGCTAACGCAACAGTGTCGAGATGGGGAAGCTGAAGGACCAGAATGGCCAAAAATCAAGGACATTCCTGACTTGGAGATTGATTTCATTTGCAATAGAAGTCCAATTATGCCCGAGAAGAAGAAAGCATCTTGGTATCGTCCATTGGTTGGCCGTGGAG GGCTAAAAGGGAGAAAGCAAATGGAACAAGGGGAACCTTCTGGCTTAGCAGGATGCA GTCCTTGA
- the LOC102624624 gene encoding protein PHLOEM PROTEIN 2-LIKE A1-like, with protein MNFKKKAATETNKTHEEFLEYKRKKTWIDNKTGYKCFVLYPRSLFVTWGNRDHWTWNCFKETSDENIEVVKLSHVCWMDVRGKFKISELSPGVMYEIVYVVKLTNAAFGWEAPVSLKLSLPADGKVQNRQVSLLEKPRGEWFELCVGNFLTETNNDGSESTAEVFFDFFEHGGHWKSGLIIKAAVLRPKIN; from the exons ATGAATTTCAAGAAGAAGGCTGCAACAGAAACGAACAAGACTCATGAAGAATTCCTCGAATACAAGAGGAAG aaaACATGGATCGATAACAAGACGGGGTATAAGTGCTTCGTGCTGTATCCCAGGTCACTTTTTGTTACTTGGGGCAACCGCGATCACTGGACTTGGAATTGCTTCAAAGAAACGAG TGATGAAAACATAGAAGTGGTGAAACTAAGCCACGTATGCTGGATGGATGTAAGAGGCAAGTTCAAGATATCGGAACTGTCCCCGGGGGTTATGTATGAGATCGTGTACGTGGTGAAGTTGACAAATGCAGCATTTGGATGGGAAGCACCGGTCAGCCTCAAGCTCTCACTGCCTGCCGATGGGAAAGTGCAGAATCGCCAAGTGAGCCTCTTGGAGAAGCCCAGAGGAGAATGGTTTGAGCTCTGCGTCGGCAACTTCTTAACGGAGACTAATAATGATGGATCCGAAAGTACGGCTGaagttttctttgatttttttgagCATGGAGGCCACTGGAAATCTGGACTCATTATTAAAGCTGCCGTTCTTAGGCCAAAAATTAACTGA
- the LOC127901878 gene encoding uncharacterized protein LOC127901878 encodes MSKSKEKVIEVDDDELDFLPSLLTDPAFDPEIPLEPIRSSVRTSARSMSPQTTSTSGSNGEDGSSGSEDTLSEGRGDDSGEASPSGAPRPEGRSTIGGRALSRDYAIDYMTCMTTFDELEDLQLRYSIPGEIPLKVPGKKDAPSRPPRGYVTLYLDSFKYGLRCPLQPYFARILNGLNLAPGRLNPNGWRVLSVSWGVHFPLRPGQLKRVEAVLVNSCSSRELLTTYNLLESRLILPGHRMEDAVIGALTRKRSRPPTTKRDESKDAPTAKRANIVQQAPPLKILSPAPVKVGEASGVATDPATSSPPVGPRSRLPDSRAEHLVPYLNELTKSVSKKDLEDFDGRTLGELVGAMQHSAFHLSCMTTYYKAKVGRYDRKMKEDIQSATSRADVAEKKAAELNLENLKLIEQESLAQAKAITLEEELTKVKEDLQRQKAMYEAQLESLRDSHRVQMDDLAAGVARHMDEEAAKEDAEGVEPIVIEEENSPPRAVPAEVGEASTPPDATGDTPPHLRRFSQPMLLGSLIRRLFDIFLLL; translated from the exons ATGTCGAAAAGTAAAGAGAAGGTCATTGAGGTTGATGACGACGAGTTGGACTTCCTGCCTAGTCTGCTCACCGATCCTGCCTTTGACCCCGAGATCCCCTTAGAGCCTATTAGGTCTAGTGTCAGGACTAGTGCTAGGAGCATGTCTCCCCAAACGACCTCTACGAGCGGGAGTAATGGTGAGGATGGATCTTCTGGCTCCGAGGATACTCTGAGTGAGGGTCGAGGAGATGATTCTGGTGAGGCGTCCCCATCAGGAGCGCCGCGACCAGAGGGGAGGAGTACAATAGGAGGTAGAGCCCTATCGCGGGATTACGCTATTGATTACATGACGTGCATGACCACGTTTGATGAGCTCGAGGACCTCCAGCTGAGGTATAGCATTCCTGGCGAGATACCTCTCAAGGTCCCGGGAAAGAAGGATGCTCCCAGCCGGCCTCCTAGGGGATATGTTACCCTGTATCTGGACAGCTTTAAGTACGGGCTGAGGTGTCCCTTGCAACCTTACTTTGCCCGGATACTTAACGGGCTAAATCTAGCTCCTGGTCGGCTGAATCCCAATGGGTGGAGAGTgctctctg TTTCTTGGGGCGTTCATTTCCCACTCCGACCTGGCCAGCTCAAACGGGTTGAGGCTGTGCTAGTCAATTCCTGCTCGAGCCGGGAACTGTTAACCACATACAACTTGCTCGAGTCTCGCTTGATACTTCCTGGCCATAGGATGGAGGACGCTGTGATTGGGGCTCTGACTCGAAAACGTTCTCGACCTCCAACCACGAAGAGGGACGAGAGTAAGGATGCCCCTACCGCAAAGCGGGCCAACATCGTGCAGCAGGCCCCACCCTTGAAGATTTTATCTCCGGCTCCTGTAAAAGTCGGGGAAGCTAGTGGAGTAGCCACAGATCCTGCTACCTCTTCTCCTCCTGTCGGGCCTCGATCTCGCTTACCTGACAGCCGAGCAGAACATCTGGTCCCTTACCTCAATGAATTAACTAAATCCGTGAGCAAGAAGGACCTAGAGGACTTTGACGGCCGCACCTTGGGTGAGCTGGTGGGGGCCATGCAGCATAGCGCTTTCCACCTCAGCTGCATGACCACCTATTACAAGGCTAAGGTTGGCCGCTACGAccggaagatgaaggaggatATTCAATCGGCGACGAGCAGAGCTGACGTTGCCGAGAAGAAAGCAGCGGAGCTGAATCTCGAGAATCTGAAGCTGATAGAGCAAGAATCacttgctcaagcaaaagccattacCCTCGAGGAGGAGCTTACCAAGGTCAAGGAGGATCTGCAAAGGCAGAAGGCCATGTATgaggctcagctcgaatctctCCGTGACTCCCACCGAGTTCAG atggatgaccttgcagctggtgtCGCTCGGCATATGGATGAGGAGGCGGCCAAGGAAGATGCCGAGGGGGTAGAGCCGATCGTGATTGAGGAGGAAaactctcctcctcgtgcaGTCCCTGCTGAAGTTGGCGAGGCGAGCACCCCCCCGGACGCAACTGGCGATACCCCCCCGCACCTGAGGAGGTTCAGCCAACCGATGCTGCTCGGCTCACTGATCCGCCgtctttttgatatatttcttttattgtaa
- the LOC127901879 gene encoding uncharacterized protein LOC127901879 — MEVYVDDMITKSKIPKEHVRHLEETFELLRKYKMKFNPEKCAFGVESGKFLGFMVSHRGIEAYPEKIQAIVQMTSPRNLKEMQSLTGRLAAKALLDAEARYPPLEKWALALVVAARKLRPYFQAFPVSVITNQPLRQTLHKPDVSGRLVKWAVELSEFDIDYKPRAAIKAQAMADFVAEFTEPEVCLDQQDAATGDDETQVWQMSVDGSSGERGSEAGIVLEGPEGEEISYAAVKADRVKIRTDSQLVANHVSERFQPREEKMEQYLKIVRRMMGKFEVVEVIQISREQNSRADILARMAAVADPKMPKSVPLEVKSSPSIEQNLGVLRIEQKCSWRDPIVSYLRDGVLPSDKLRARKIRAQASRYTMIDGVLYRRGYTLPFLRCLDEDDADYVLRENNPQNRNWGDTVRFGFRT; from the exons atggaggtgtacgtggatgacatgattaccAAGTCCAAAATCCCGAAGGAACACGTCAGACACCTCGAGGAGACATTCGAGCTTCtgaggaagtataagatgaagTTCAACCCGGAGAAGTGTGCTTTTGGGGTCGAGTCAGGGAAATTCCTGGGATTCATGGTGAGCCATAGGGGGATTGAAGCATATCCCGAGAAAATCCAGGCGATTGTGCAAATGACGTCTCCTCGTaacctgaaggagatgcaGAGCCTCACGGGGAGATTGGCGGC caaggccCTGCTCGACGCTGAGGCCAGATACCCACCgttggagaaatgggcacttgcccttgtggttgctgctcgGAAGTTGAGGCCATATTTTCAAGCCTTCCCGGTCTCGGTAATAACAAACCAGCCATTGCGTCAAACTCTGCACAAGCCAGATGTCTCTGGTCGGCTCGTCAAGTGGGCTGTGGAGCTGAGCGAGTTCGACATAGACTATAAACCCCGCGCAGCGATAAAGGCCCAGGCAATGGCCGATTTCGTAGCTGAATTCACAGAGCCCGAAGTATGCTTAGATCAACAAGATGCAGCTACAGGCGATGACGAAACTCAAGTATGGCAGATGTCTGTGGATGGGTCATCAGGGGAGCGGGGTTCAGAAGCAGGGATTGTCTTAGAAGGCCCAGAGGgggaggagatctcttatgct GCCGTGAAAGCAGACAGAGTTAAGATCAGAACCGATTCCCAGCTGGTTGCGAATcatgtcagtgaaagattccaaccaagagaggagaagatggaaCAGTACCTGAAGATAGTCAGACGGATGATGGGGAAGTTCGAGGTAgtggaggtgatacaaatctccagggagcagaatagtcgagcagaCATTTTGGCGAGGATGGCAGCAGTAGCcgacccaaaaatgccaaagtcggTCCCTCTGGAGGTGAAGTCCAGCCCAAGTATCGAGCAGAATTTGGGGGTGTTAcggatagaacaaaaatgCTCGTGGAGGGACCCGATAGTTTCATACCTTAGAGACGGGGTATTACCATCAGATAAGCTGCGAGCTCGGAAGATTAGAGCCCAGGCCTCGAGATACACGATGATCGATGGGGTACTGTATCGGCGAGGATATACACTACCGTTCCTTCGGTGTTTGGATGAGGACGACGCGGATTACGTGCTGAGAGAA aacaacccacaaaaccgcAACTGGGGAGACACCGTTCGCTTTGGCTTTCGGACATGA
- the LOC102630065 gene encoding protein PHLOEM PROTEIN 2-LIKE A1-like, giving the protein MQKRWIDNKSGYNCFMLYPRSLYGCHWSNRQYWDWRCFKETSDENIEVVKLICVCWLDVSGTFKISDLSPGVLYELVYVVKLTNAPYGWEAPVILKLTLPTGKVQNRQVSLLEKPRGQWIELSVGIFLTDQNIYGQIAGHWKSGLIIKGAILRPK; this is encoded by the exons ATGCAGAAGAGATGGATCGATAACAAGTCCGGGTACAATTGCTTTATGCTGTATCCCAGGTCACTTTATGGATGTCACTGGAGTAACAGGCAATACTGGGATTGGAGGTGCTTCAAAGAAACAAG CGACGAAAACATAGAAGTGGTGAAACTAATTTGCGTGTGCTGGCTGGACGTAAGTGGTACATTCAAAATATCAGATCTTTCGCCGGGGGTTTTGTATGAACTAGTTTATGTGGTAAAGTTGACAAATGCACCATATGGATGGGAAGCTCCAGTCATTCTCAAACTCACACTCCCTACTGGGAAAGTGCAAAATCGCCAAGTTAGCCTTTTGGAGAAGCCCAGGGGACAATGGATTGAACTCAGTGTTGGCATCTTTTTAACAGATCAGAATATTTATGg CCAGATTGCAGGCCACTGGAAATCTGGTCTTATAATTAAAGGTGCTATTCTTAGGCCGAAATAA